A DNA window from Moorella thermoacetica contains the following coding sequences:
- a CDS encoding type I restriction endonuclease subunit R — protein MPLGSERAAVQNPFIRYATEAGWQYIIPQDLELRRGGVGGLIDRQVFISQLQKLNPGVVDHLRAEEVLKRLERLPPTIEGNLQAWEYLKGLRTVYVETEKRERNIRLLDLDNWRANIFQVTDEFTYTNGTYTIRADIVFLINGIPVLVVETKSTSEIEGIAKALDQMRRYHREAPELMALEQVYALTHLVHFYYGTTWSLSRKNLFNWRDESTGQDYETMVKSFIHPQRILRVLTDFIMFTRRDDELSKVILRPHQMRALGRVLNRALDPTKKRGLVWHTQGSGKTYTMITIAKKLIEDPRFNNPTVLMLVDRNELEQQLFNNLAACGLGMVEVARSKRHLQELLASDRRGLIVSMIHKFDDIPAKLNCRDNIFVLVDEAHRTTGGNLGNYLMGALPNATYIGFTGTPIDRTAHGKGTFKVFGCDDQPQGYLDKYSIAESIADGTTVPLHYSLAPNDLRVDRETLEEEFLNLAAAEGVSDIEELNKVLEKAVTLRNMLKNRERVDRIAAYVARHYREYIEPMGYKAFLVAVDREACTLYKEALDKYLPPEYSQVVISRGHNDQPHLARYYLSEEEEKRVRRAFRQPGELPKILIVTEKLLTGYDAPVLYCMYLDKPMRDHVLLQAIARVNRPYEDENGHQKPAGFVLDFVGIFANLEKALAFDSKDIEGTIQDLDILKNRFQEMITEGRRKYLAIIENYKQDKAAEKALEHFREPQARQEYYAFFKELANLFEIISPDPFLREYLDDYDQLARLYRLLRSVEPGVNLDHELMRKTARLVQEHTLPGAIQDAVTVYQINEEALERIAETRASYTVEVFNLLKSLENTVAAKRQEAPYLLSIGEMAESIAQAYQERQLSTQEALQRLQSLIQEYLVSERERAEKDMAPETYAVYWYLKRQGIKGAEKVALNMARAFINYPYWKSSESQERQIVWEFYKNLKRAGLKAGNKLGDIVDQIMKLIKGARR, from the coding sequence ATGCCCTTAGGCAGTGAACGGGCCGCAGTACAAAACCCATTTATCCGCTATGCTACTGAAGCAGGCTGGCAGTACATAATCCCGCAGGATTTAGAGCTCAGGCGGGGTGGTGTAGGTGGTTTAATTGATCGCCAGGTATTCATCAGCCAGCTCCAGAAGTTAAACCCCGGTGTGGTCGACCACCTGCGTGCCGAAGAGGTATTAAAGCGGCTGGAGCGGTTACCGCCTACCATCGAAGGCAACCTTCAGGCCTGGGAATACCTGAAGGGCTTGCGGACGGTATACGTTGAGACCGAGAAAAGGGAGCGGAATATCCGCCTGCTGGACCTGGACAACTGGCGGGCCAACATCTTTCAGGTTACCGATGAATTTACCTATACCAATGGCACATATACCATTCGTGCTGATATCGTCTTTTTAATTAATGGCATCCCGGTACTGGTGGTAGAAACGAAATCCACCAGTGAGATAGAAGGCATTGCCAAAGCCCTGGACCAGATGCGCCGCTACCACCGGGAGGCTCCGGAGCTCATGGCCCTGGAACAGGTCTATGCCTTGACCCACCTGGTCCATTTCTATTATGGGACCACCTGGAGCTTAAGCCGGAAAAACCTTTTCAACTGGCGGGACGAAAGTACAGGTCAGGATTACGAAACCATGGTAAAAAGCTTCATCCATCCCCAGCGGATTTTACGGGTCTTAACCGACTTTATCATGTTTACCCGCAGGGATGATGAATTAAGTAAAGTTATCTTACGGCCGCACCAGATGCGGGCCCTTGGCCGCGTCCTTAACCGCGCCCTGGACCCCACCAAAAAGCGGGGCCTGGTCTGGCACACCCAGGGGTCGGGTAAAACTTACACCATGATCACCATTGCCAAAAAGCTGATTGAAGACCCTCGTTTTAATAATCCCACGGTGCTTATGCTGGTTGACCGCAATGAGCTGGAACAGCAACTCTTCAATAACCTGGCCGCCTGTGGCCTGGGTATGGTCGAAGTAGCCCGGAGTAAACGCCACTTGCAAGAACTCCTGGCTTCCGACCGCCGGGGCCTTATTGTTAGCATGATCCATAAATTTGACGACATCCCGGCTAAGCTCAACTGCCGCGACAATATCTTTGTCCTCGTAGATGAGGCCCACCGTACTACCGGGGGCAATTTGGGCAATTACCTCATGGGGGCTCTCCCCAATGCTACCTATATCGGTTTTACCGGTACACCCATTGACCGCACCGCCCACGGTAAGGGTACCTTCAAAGTTTTTGGCTGCGACGACCAACCTCAAGGTTACTTAGATAAATACAGCATTGCGGAATCTATCGCCGACGGTACGACCGTGCCCCTCCATTACTCCCTGGCACCTAACGATCTGCGCGTTGACCGGGAAACCCTGGAAGAAGAATTTCTAAACCTGGCGGCGGCCGAAGGGGTCAGCGATATCGAGGAACTGAATAAGGTCTTAGAGAAGGCCGTTACCCTAAGGAATATGCTCAAAAACCGGGAGCGGGTGGATCGCATCGCTGCTTATGTAGCCCGGCATTACCGGGAATATATCGAACCGATGGGTTATAAGGCTTTCCTGGTGGCTGTGGACCGTGAGGCTTGCACCCTGTATAAAGAGGCCCTGGATAAATACCTGCCGCCGGAGTATTCGCAGGTAGTGATCAGCAGGGGCCACAATGACCAGCCGCATCTGGCGCGTTATTATCTTTCCGAAGAAGAGGAAAAGCGGGTACGCAGGGCCTTCCGCCAACCTGGGGAATTGCCCAAGATACTCATCGTCACAGAGAAACTCCTTACCGGTTATGATGCCCCGGTGCTTTACTGTATGTATTTGGATAAACCCATGCGGGACCATGTCCTCTTGCAGGCCATCGCCCGGGTGAACCGTCCCTATGAAGATGAAAATGGCCACCAAAAACCGGCTGGCTTTGTCCTCGATTTTGTCGGTATCTTTGCAAACCTGGAAAAGGCCCTGGCCTTTGACTCCAAAGACATTGAAGGGACTATCCAGGACCTGGATATCCTTAAAAATCGTTTTCAAGAAATGATAACTGAAGGTAGAAGGAAATACCTGGCTATTATCGAAAACTATAAGCAAGATAAGGCGGCAGAAAAAGCCCTGGAACACTTCCGGGAGCCCCAAGCGCGCCAGGAGTATTATGCTTTCTTCAAAGAGCTGGCCAACCTGTTCGAGATTATATCGCCAGATCCCTTTTTAAGGGAGTACCTGGATGACTACGACCAGTTGGCCCGGCTATATCGGCTCCTGCGTTCTGTTGAGCCGGGGGTCAATCTGGACCATGAGTTAATGCGTAAAACAGCCCGTCTGGTCCAGGAACATACGCTACCTGGTGCTATCCAGGATGCAGTGACAGTTTACCAAATAAATGAAGAAGCTCTGGAAAGAATAGCTGAGACCAGGGCGTCATACACCGTTGAGGTATTTAACCTCTTGAAAAGCCTCGAGAATACTGTTGCCGCGAAAAGACAGGAAGCACCTTACCTTTTATCCATTGGCGAGATGGCGGAAAGTATAGCCCAGGCCTACCAGGAGCGGCAGCTAAGTACCCAGGAAGCATTGCAGCGTTTGCAAAGTTTAATTCAAGAATACCTTGTTTCGGAGCGGGAACGAGCCGAAAAGGATATGGCTCCTGAAACCTATGCTGTTTACTGGTATTTGAAGCGGCAAGGGATAAAGGGTGCTGAAAAGGTAGCCCTAAATATGGCCAGGGCTTTTATAAATTATCCCTACTGGAAGAGCAGCGAAAGCCAGGAGCGGCAAATCGTATGGGAGTTTTATAAAAATCTCAAGAGAGCAGGACTGAAGGCGGGTAATAAATTGGGAGACATTGTAGATCAGATTATGAAACTGATAAAGGGGGCCAGGCGATGA